The bacterium DNA window ATGGGCATGCTGGCCACGGTCATCAATGCCCTGGCGCTACAGGATGCGCTCGAGAAGCGCGGTGTGACGACTCGGGTCCAGACCGCGATCGACATTCGAGACGTGGCCGAGCCCTTCATTCGGAGGCGCGCGATGCGTCATTTGGAGAAGGGGCGAATCGTCATCTTCGCCGCCGGGACAGGCAACCCGTTTTTCACGACCGATAGCGCCGCTGCACTGCGAGCCAACGAGATTCAAGCCGATGTTCTGCTCAAGGCCACCTCGGTGGACGGTGTCTACAGCGCGGATCCCGCCACGGAGCCCGAGGCGGAGTTCCTGGGACGGATCACCTATCAGCAGGTCCTCGAGCGCAATCTCCGAGTCATGGATGCCGCCGCCATCAGCCTGTGCCGCGACAATTCGGTTCCGATCGTGGTCTTCAAGCTCATGGAGCCCGGCAACATCCGGCGCGTTGTGTGCGGAGAGAGAGTCGGATCCTGGGTCGGCGATGATTATCGGCCGAACGCCTGAAGGTTGACAGTTTGGTGACCCCGGCGCGAAACTTGACGCACCTGAGACACGACCAGGGAGAGGTGAAATGCAAGAGTTGTTTCTCGAGATCGAGTTGAAAATGAAACAAGCGGTGGATCATTTCCACGACGAGCTCAAACACCTGCGCACCGGGCGCGCGTCGCTTTTGATGCTCGACGGCGTCATGGTCGACTACTACGGTACGCCCACACCGCTCAACCAGCTCGCGAACCTGTCGGTGCCGGAGGCGACCATGATCGTGGCTCAGCCGTTCGATCCGTCCGCAATCGGGGCCATAGAAAAGGCCGTTCTGCAGGCCGATCTCGGACTCAATCCGGCCAACGACGGCAAGTTGATCAGAGTCCCGGTTCCGCCGCTCACCGAAGAACGCCGCAAGGAGATCGTGAAGCGGGCGCACGACAT harbors:
- a CDS encoding UMP kinase codes for the protein MTDSPRFKRIMLKLSGEALMGDSGFGIEEPIVAQIADEIRKVYDLGVEISIVVGGGNIIRGLAASHRGLDRVTGDYMGMLATVINALALQDALEKRGVTTRVQTAIDIRDVAEPFIRRRAMRHLEKGRIVIFAAGTGNPFFTTDSAAALRANEIQADVLLKATSVDGVYSADPATEPEAEFLGRITYQQVLERNLRVMDAAAISLCRDNSVPIVVFKLMEPGNIRRVVCGERVGSWVGDDYRPNA
- the frr gene encoding ribosome recycling factor: MQELFLEIELKMKQAVDHFHDELKHLRTGRASLLMLDGVMVDYYGTPTPLNQLANLSVPEATMIVAQPFDPSAIGAIEKAVLQADLGLNPANDGKLIRVPVPPLTEERRKEIVKRAHDIAEASRNTVRQCRRDGNDSLKDLEKEKEIGKDDEHRGHEEMQRLHDHYIAEINKSLETKEKDILVG